A single genomic interval of Cellvibrio sp. PSBB023 harbors:
- a CDS encoding prenyltransferase yields MKNLLLTKGFFPESLLRPTINYILQTQLPNGCIPWFTGGKADPWDHIEAAMGLTIGGELAAARRAYQWLAQEQLEDGSWWANYLGDEPVDKNHRETNFIAYIATGVWHYYLVTEDRAFLREFFPSVKKAIEFVLRYQAPTGEIYWAVAEDGSAKKDALVTASSSIYKSLECAILIAQTLGEESADWYKAYQQLGNTLRHHPECFDRTWEPKTRFSMDWFYPILTGIAQGRSAQQRIDSKWQTFVEPNIGCRCVSDEPWVTVAESCELTLALLAAGEHAKAVNLFSWLFQFMDEDGGYWTGYNFRDDVIWPREKTTWTTGAILLAADALTEHTGAARLFIQSSLVTQSTLMVESAVDKKDQSLHAKTEH; encoded by the coding sequence GTTCACTGGCGGCAAAGCTGATCCCTGGGATCATATCGAAGCAGCTATGGGTTTAACCATTGGCGGTGAATTAGCAGCTGCGCGTCGCGCCTACCAATGGCTTGCACAAGAACAACTGGAAGACGGCAGTTGGTGGGCAAATTATCTTGGCGATGAGCCAGTTGATAAAAACCATCGTGAAACCAATTTTATCGCCTATATCGCCACGGGCGTTTGGCATTATTATTTGGTGACAGAAGACAGAGCGTTTCTGCGCGAGTTTTTCCCATCCGTAAAAAAAGCCATTGAATTCGTATTGCGCTATCAGGCGCCGACGGGTGAAATCTATTGGGCAGTCGCTGAAGATGGCAGCGCAAAAAAAGATGCGTTAGTAACGGCGTCAAGCTCAATTTATAAAAGCCTTGAATGCGCCATTTTAATCGCACAGACACTGGGCGAAGAGTCAGCTGATTGGTATAAAGCCTATCAACAATTAGGTAATACACTGCGTCATCACCCCGAATGTTTTGACCGCACCTGGGAACCCAAAACCCGCTTTTCTATGGATTGGTTCTATCCCATTCTGACGGGAATTGCTCAGGGCAGATCTGCACAGCAGCGCATCGACAGCAAATGGCAAACATTTGTTGAACCCAATATCGGCTGCCGCTGCGTCAGCGATGAACCCTGGGTAACCGTTGCGGAATCTTGCGAATTAACACTGGCGCTACTTGCTGCGGGCGAACACGCCAAAGCCGTCAATTTATTTAGCTGGTTATTTCAATTTATGGATGAAGATGGTGGCTACTGGACCGGCTACAACTTCCGCGATGATGTCATCTGGCCACGCGAAAAAACTACCTGGACCACCGGCGCAATATTATTAGCCGCCGACGCCCTCACTGAACACACAGGTGCCGCGCGGCTTTTTATTCAATCTTCACTGGTTACTCAATCCACATTGATGGTGGAATCTGCGGTGGATAAAAAAGACCAATCACTGCACGCCAAAACCGAACACTGA
- a CDS encoding 16S rRNA (uracil(1498)-N(3))-methyltransferase translates to MRIPRIFTEQNLLSGEQIELEDAASHHLSKVLRMQAGRELILFNGAGGEFAATIHEVSKKHVTVSIAEHTADNRESPLELELAIGISRGERFEWVLQKATELGVTKITPLITERTEVKVNGERQEKMYERWQQILISACEQCQRNLLPQLSTPIQISDWLPNVNSDVRFVLHHRDSQRLPADKTPASVTLLIGPEGGLSEREIAHALEQEFKALTLGPRVLRTETAPVAAISLVQYLWGDF, encoded by the coding sequence ATGCGAATCCCACGAATTTTTACTGAACAAAATTTGCTGAGCGGCGAACAGATTGAACTGGAAGATGCTGCCTCCCATCACTTAAGCAAAGTGCTACGCATGCAAGCCGGACGCGAATTAATTCTATTTAATGGTGCCGGCGGTGAATTCGCTGCAACCATCCATGAAGTCAGCAAGAAACACGTCACCGTTAGTATTGCTGAGCACACAGCAGATAATCGTGAGTCGCCACTAGAACTGGAGTTAGCGATTGGTATATCACGAGGTGAGCGTTTTGAATGGGTACTGCAAAAAGCTACGGAACTCGGTGTTACTAAAATTACGCCGTTAATCACTGAGCGCACAGAAGTTAAAGTGAATGGTGAACGCCAGGAAAAAATGTACGAACGCTGGCAGCAAATCCTCATCAGCGCCTGCGAACAATGCCAGCGCAATTTGCTACCGCAACTATCCACTCCCATCCAAATTTCCGATTGGCTCCCCAATGTAAATTCCGACGTGCGTTTCGTGCTACATCACCGCGACAGCCAACGCCTCCCCGCCGATAAAACGCCTGCCAGCGTCACACTATTAATTGGCCCCGAAGGTGGATTAAGCGAACGCGAAATTGCCCATGCCCTGGAGCAGGAATTTAAAGCGCTCACCTTAGGGCCGAGAGTCCTGCGGACGGAGACCGCACCAGTGGCAGCGATTAGTTTGGTGCAGTATTTGTGGGGGGATTTTTGA
- a CDS encoding glucosaminidase domain-containing protein, with protein sequence MEIKIIASVGENAKNRESDVRVVQKALNNIMQYNILAPLPPLAEDGIAGRKTKVAIRQFQRVAVGMTAPDGRIDPGGKTIVKLNAVINTATKLPNIKTPITNAWSPTYDLDLLLTGVYQQFNRIQYGVLAGEPVHKAQALNVGEHANKDLRALSKSEFVRQVFEEAKKEELTSKIPAAITTAQAILETGFGKAVPTDLYTKQYSYNLFGIKGIGPAGFVSVYTHEVLDNKRVKIIAKFKAYHNFSESISGRTQFLKDNGIYKFLFKTTDAEEWADGLQEAGYATDPNYAKLLKSIMKSWKLI encoded by the coding sequence ATGGAAATAAAAATTATTGCCTCAGTTGGCGAGAATGCCAAAAACAGAGAGTCCGATGTTCGGGTTGTTCAGAAAGCGCTTAATAATATAATGCAATACAATATTTTAGCGCCCCTGCCTCCACTGGCCGAAGATGGAATTGCCGGCCGTAAAACAAAAGTCGCTATTCGACAATTTCAGCGTGTCGCCGTTGGTATGACTGCCCCTGATGGACGTATAGACCCGGGCGGGAAAACTATCGTAAAACTGAATGCTGTAATAAATACAGCAACCAAGCTGCCTAACATAAAAACACCTATAACCAATGCGTGGTCGCCGACATATGATTTAGATCTGTTGTTGACTGGCGTCTATCAACAATTCAATCGTATTCAGTATGGGGTTCTTGCCGGTGAACCTGTTCACAAAGCCCAAGCTTTGAATGTTGGCGAGCATGCAAATAAAGATCTTCGTGCCTTGTCTAAAAGTGAGTTTGTTCGGCAAGTATTTGAGGAGGCTAAAAAGGAGGAGCTCACATCAAAAATTCCAGCCGCAATTACCACAGCACAAGCCATTCTTGAGACCGGCTTTGGAAAAGCTGTCCCAACGGATCTCTATACAAAGCAATACAGTTACAATTTATTTGGTATAAAGGGTATTGGGCCTGCAGGCTTTGTATCGGTTTATACACATGAAGTGTTAGATAATAAGAGAGTTAAAATTATTGCCAAATTTAAGGCATACCATAATTTTTCAGAATCTATTAGCGGACGCACCCAGTTTTTAAAGGACAACGGCATATATAAATTTCTTTTTAAAACTACCGATGCAGAAGAATGGGCTGATGGTTTGCAAGAGGCGGGATACGCGACAGATCCCAATTACGCTAAATTACTTAAATCAATTATGAAATCTTGGAAATTAATATGA